One Panicum virgatum strain AP13 chromosome 3N, P.virgatum_v5, whole genome shotgun sequence DNA segment encodes these proteins:
- the LOC120667935 gene encoding uncharacterized protein At4g08330, chloroplastic-like — MDMELEKKDVSSALQRSLSTVTYCCGACGYDLRLRSLDRNTAGIVGGGYRCAARRRVVAFDAIDDTRFCHADEFRCVDVRARRLCVRRTRLLCRKCGATLSFSYDDRGRGADGSKSPHYDIRIRALQPLADADGGDGTAALPPAPSDGA; from the exons ATGGACATGGAGCTGGAGAAGAAGGACGTGTCGTCGGCGCTCCAAAGGAGCCTCTCCACCGTCACCTACTG CTGCGGTGCGTGCGGGTACGACCTGCGCCTGCGCTCGTTGGACCGGAACACGGCGGGCATCGTGGGCGGCGGGTAcaggtgcgcggcgcggcgcagggtGGTGGCCTTCGACGCCATCGACGACACGCGGTTCTGCCACGCCGACGAGTTCCGCTGTGTCGATGTGCGCGCGCGCAGGCTCTGCGTGCGCCGCACCCGGCTCCTCTGCCGCAAGTGCGGCGCCACCCTCAGCTTCAGCTACGatgaccgcggccgcggcgccgacgGCAGCAAGTCCCCGCACTACGACATCAGGATCCGCGCGCTCCAGCCTCTAGccgacgccgacggcggcgacggcacagCCGCCTTGCCGCCCGCGCCGTCGGACGGTGCCTGA